Within Legionella birminghamensis, the genomic segment AACCCTCACGCTGGCATAATGAACGCGAAGTAGAAAAAATGAACCACAATAGAGAGGGCAGTTTGCTCGATTTCCTGTGGAGTTTCACTGAGCGCTTCCCAAAATGCGTTGATGAATATGAGACACTGTTGACTGACAACCGTATCTGGAAACAGCGAACGGTTGATATCGGACAGTTCTCTGCCGAACAGGCATTGCAATGGGGGTTCACAGGTCCTATGCTTCGCGCTTCCGGTGTCGCCTGGGACTTGCGAAAAAAACAACCCTATGCCGCTTATGATAAAGTTGAGTTTGATGTCCCGGTAGGGAAGACAGGTGATTGCTATGATCGATATCTGGTGAGGGTAGAAGAACTGCGTCAATCAAACCGTATCGTAAGGCAGTGTATTGAATGGTTAAGAGCTAATCCTGGACCTGTCCGTGTGAATGATTATAAAGTGACTCCTCCACGTAGAGAGGTTATGAAGCACGATATGGAGGCTTTAATCCACCATTTTAAATTGTTTACAGAGGGTTTTTGCTTGCCTGCGGGTGAAGTATACTCCGCTGTGGAAGCCCCGAAAGGTGAGTTTGGCATTTATTTAGTGTCTGATGGAGCAAATAAACCGTACCGACTAAAAATCAGAGCGCCTGGATTTGCACACTTGTCCAGCTATGATGAAATGGTCAGAGGGTATATGCTGGCAGATGGCGTTGCCATTTTGGCAAGCCAGGACATCGTTTTTGGCGAAATTGATCGATAGCAATCTTGAGTTTACACACGCTTTCTTGCGAAAGAGTGGGACTCTTTGAAATATAGTTAAGGCTAGTTAGTATGTCTGAAAATTCAGGTAAGTTGTTATGTCAACTGGTTACATCAAAGCGAATTGATGAAATTGACCAATGGATAAAAAAATATCCTGCTGACCAAAAACAATCGGCTGTGATGAGCGCTCTGCGGATTGTTCAGGAAGAACATCATTTCCTGACACCAGAGTTGATGGACGCTGTTGCCGATTATCTTGAGATGCCGTCGATTGCAGTCTATGAGGTTGCAACTTTCTACTCTATGTATGAGCATAAACCGCTGGGTAAACATCTTATAAATGTATGCACGAATATCTCGTGCAAATTGCGTGGTTCAGCAGAAGTAGTTGAGTATCTTGAGTCCAGACTTGGCATCAAGCTGGGCGCGACAACAGATGATAAACGCTTTACTTTACGTTCAGTTGAATGCCTTGGGGCTTGTGTGAATGCACCGATGATGCAAATTGGCAAAACTTATCACGAAGACCTGACTACTGAGAAAATTGATCAAATTTTGGAACAATACCAATGAAAGATAGAGGTAGTTGTCATGGTTGAACAAAATCTAGTCTGTTACCGTACATTTCACTTAGACAAACCCTGGACCTTAAAGGCATATGAAAGTATAGGTGGTTATAGTGTATGGAAGCGTATTTTGGCTGAAAAAACTCCGCCTCAGCAGATCATTGATGAGTTGAAAACCTCAGCCTTGCGTGGTCGCGGTGGTGCTGGTTTCCCAACCGGACTCAAGTGGAGTTTCATGAACCGCAATGCGCCTGTGCAAAAATATGTTGTTTGCAATTCGGATGAAGGGGAACCAGGAACTTGTAAGGACCGGGAAATCCTAAGCTTGAATCCCCATCAGTTAATTGAAGGGATGGCTATTGCCGGTTACGTTATGGGTGCCACGGTAGGGTATAATTACATTCGTGGTGAATTCTGGCTGCCTTATGAGCGTACAGAGCATGCATTGCTCGAGGCTTATGAAGCGGGTTTGCTGGGCAAGAATATATTAAACAGCGGCGTGGATTTTGATTTGTACAATCATTTGGGCGCCGGTGCATATATCTGCGGTGAGGAAACAGCCCTGCTAAACTCCATTGAGGGCAAAAAGGGTATGCCTCGATTTAAGCCGCCATTTCCTGCAAATTATGGCTTATATGGAAAGCCGACAACGATTAATAA encodes:
- a CDS encoding NADH-quinone oxidoreductase subunit D, with the translated sequence MIELKNYTLNFGPQHPAAHGVLRLVMELEGETIVRADPHIGLLHRATEKLAETKPYLQNVGYMDRLDYVSMMCNEHAYVMAIEKLLGIEIPIRAQYIRTMFDEVTRILNHLLWLGAVALDIGAMTVFLYCFREREDLFDCYEAVSGARMHAKYYRPGGVARDLPESMPKYKPSRWHNEREVEKMNHNREGSLLDFLWSFTERFPKCVDEYETLLTDNRIWKQRTVDIGQFSAEQALQWGFTGPMLRASGVAWDLRKKQPYAAYDKVEFDVPVGKTGDCYDRYLVRVEELRQSNRIVRQCIEWLRANPGPVRVNDYKVTPPRREVMKHDMEALIHHFKLFTEGFCLPAGEVYSAVEAPKGEFGIYLVSDGANKPYRLKIRAPGFAHLSSYDEMVRGYMLADGVAILASQDIVFGEIDR
- the nuoE gene encoding NADH-quinone oxidoreductase subunit NuoE is translated as MSENSGKLLCQLVTSKRIDEIDQWIKKYPADQKQSAVMSALRIVQEEHHFLTPELMDAVADYLEMPSIAVYEVATFYSMYEHKPLGKHLINVCTNISCKLRGSAEVVEYLESRLGIKLGATTDDKRFTLRSVECLGACVNAPMMQIGKTYHEDLTTEKIDQILEQYQ